The following proteins come from a genomic window of Maribacter sp. HTCC2170:
- a CDS encoding DMT family transporter, which yields MKAKNPHLSHLLEINLAMLFISTSGALGRYVELPVPVTIATRGVLAFFLLFFYCKIKGISLRVRAQDFTLVFISGILMGLHWLSYFYSLQMSNVAIGMLSLFTYPVITAFLEPLLLKTKFQRVHLLLGGLVLLGIYFLVPDFNLENSSTIAIGMGILSALFYALRNLILKTKVKNYHGSMLMVYQTGIIGLFLFPFLFSVETSELYGQWEGIVALAVMTTAIGHTLFLMTFKHFSITSVSIISSIQPVYGIIIGALFLSEIPALTTLFGGALILSSVIIESVRSSK from the coding sequence TTGAAAGCTAAAAACCCACATCTTTCCCATTTGTTGGAAATAAACTTGGCCATGCTGTTTATCAGTACATCTGGCGCATTAGGTAGATATGTTGAACTGCCGGTTCCCGTAACCATAGCAACAAGGGGTGTTTTGGCGTTTTTTCTACTCTTTTTTTATTGCAAAATAAAGGGGATTTCTTTAAGGGTCAGGGCGCAGGATTTCACCTTGGTTTTTATTAGTGGTATCCTCATGGGGCTTCATTGGTTAAGCTATTTTTATTCATTGCAGATGTCCAACGTGGCGATAGGAATGTTGTCTTTGTTTACATATCCGGTAATTACTGCGTTTTTGGAACCGCTATTGCTAAAAACGAAATTCCAAAGAGTACATTTATTGTTGGGTGGATTGGTATTATTGGGCATCTATTTTCTTGTTCCTGATTTTAATTTGGAAAATTCATCAACCATTGCAATTGGTATGGGAATATTATCTGCATTATTTTATGCTTTACGAAACTTGATTCTAAAGACGAAGGTCAAAAATTACCATGGTTCAATGCTAATGGTTTACCAAACCGGTATAATTGGACTGTTTTTATTTCCTTTTTTATTTTCTGTGGAAACAAGTGAACTATATGGGCAGTGGGAGGGTATAGTTGCCTTAGCCGTAATGACAACAGCAATTGGGCATACATTGTTTTTAATGACGTTTAAACACTTTTCTATAACCTCAGTTAGCATCATTAGTAGTATACAGCCCGTTTATGGGATAATCATAGGAGCATTATTCCTATCCGAAATACCCGCACTAACCACTCTTTTTGGTGGTGCACTTATATTAAGTTCTGTGATAATTGAGAGCGTTAGGTCATCAAAATGA
- a CDS encoding 2-isopropylmalate synthase: MSKDIVQIFDTTLRDGEQVPGCKLDKDQKLVIAQRLDELGVDIIEAGFPISSPGDFKAVSEIAKIVKNATVCGLTRAVKKDIEVAAEALKPAKTPRIHTGIGTSDSHIKHKFNSDRDAIIERAVSAVSYAKTFVEDVEFYAEDAGRTENEFLARVCEAVIKAGATVLNIPDTTGYCLPEEYGAKMKYLKENVTGIHKAVLSCHCHNDLGLATANSIAGVVNGARQIECTINGLGERAGNTSLEEVVMILRQHPYLELDTNINSKLLYDTSQMVSEKMGMMVQPNKAIVGANAFAHSSGIHQDGVIKNRETYEIIDPADVGVNESSIVLTARSGRAALAYRAKKVGYELTKVQLDTVYQEFLKYADRKKEVMDDDIHEIIDVSKINIESIS, translated from the coding sequence ATGAGTAAAGATATAGTACAAATATTTGACACTACACTTAGAGATGGTGAGCAGGTACCCGGATGCAAATTGGATAAAGACCAGAAATTGGTCATTGCCCAACGTCTTGATGAGCTTGGTGTGGATATTATTGAAGCGGGCTTTCCAATTTCGAGTCCCGGTGATTTCAAAGCGGTCAGCGAAATTGCCAAAATTGTAAAAAACGCAACAGTATGTGGTTTGACTAGAGCGGTAAAAAAAGATATTGAGGTAGCAGCTGAAGCTCTAAAACCTGCCAAAACCCCAAGGATTCACACGGGAATTGGAACCTCAGATTCTCACATAAAACATAAATTCAATTCAGATAGAGATGCCATTATTGAACGAGCTGTTAGTGCCGTTAGTTATGCAAAGACATTTGTGGAGGATGTAGAATTTTATGCAGAGGATGCCGGTAGAACTGAAAATGAGTTTTTGGCGAGAGTCTGTGAAGCGGTCATTAAAGCTGGGGCTACGGTCTTAAATATTCCCGATACGACAGGATATTGTTTACCCGAAGAATATGGCGCCAAAATGAAATATCTGAAAGAAAATGTCACAGGCATTCATAAGGCCGTGCTTTCCTGTCATTGCCATAATGATCTTGGCTTGGCAACTGCCAATTCCATAGCCGGGGTTGTCAACGGTGCTAGACAAATTGAATGCACAATTAATGGTTTAGGTGAGCGAGCGGGCAACACTTCTTTGGAAGAAGTGGTAATGATTTTAAGACAGCATCCGTACTTAGAATTAGACACAAACATCAATAGCAAATTACTTTATGATACTAGCCAAATGGTCTCTGAAAAAATGGGGATGATGGTACAGCCAAATAAAGCAATTGTTGGGGCCAATGCTTTTGCGCATAGCTCTGGAATACATCAAGATGGGGTTATTAAAAACAGGGAAACCTATGAGATAATAGATCCAGCCGATGTTGGGGTCAATGAATCCTCAATCGTGCTTACTGCAAGAAGCGGTAGAGCAGCTCTTGCCTATCGAGCAAAAAAAGTTGGTTATGAGCTTACAAAGGTGCAATTGGATACCGTTTATCAGGAATTTCTTAAATACGCTGATAGAAAAAAGGAAGTAATGGATGATGATATTCATGAAATTATTGATGTCAGCAAAATCAACATCGAAAGCATATCATAA
- the leuB gene encoding 3-isopropylmalate dehydrogenase translates to MQLNIALLGGDGIGPEVMAQAVKCLQAVEENFGHDFTFTEGLIGAAAMDKVGDPIPKETLKLCKESDAVLFGAIGTPEYDNNPNAKVRPEDGLLYLRKELDLFTNIRPIKVFPALINNSPLKKEVIAGTDLVIYRELTSGIYFGEKSLSPDGSEAMDVCKYTEEEISRVAHMAFKAAKKRKRKLTLVDKAHVLETSRLWRKVVGNIAESYPEVELTCMYIDNASMLMSLNPSQFDVILASNMFGDILSAQCNVLIGSSGLLPSASIGTENAMFEPIHGSYPQAKDKDIANPVAAILSAALLLNHFGLTDEFNSVVAAVHKSFRKKIVTIDVMGGTKYGTESVGDFIAANIVDVDNNLNINDENIDLGKSTII, encoded by the coding sequence ATGCAGTTAAATATTGCTCTTTTAGGGGGAGATGGTATAGGGCCAGAAGTAATGGCCCAGGCCGTAAAATGTCTACAAGCTGTTGAAGAAAATTTTGGCCATGATTTCACATTTACCGAAGGACTGATTGGTGCCGCTGCTATGGACAAGGTTGGGGACCCTATTCCCAAGGAAACACTAAAATTGTGCAAAGAGTCAGATGCCGTCCTTTTTGGTGCCATTGGTACTCCTGAGTACGATAATAATCCAAATGCCAAGGTACGCCCAGAAGACGGACTTTTATATTTAAGAAAAGAGCTTGACCTTTTTACCAATATTAGACCCATAAAGGTCTTCCCGGCATTGATAAACAATTCGCCTTTAAAAAAAGAGGTTATCGCCGGAACAGATCTTGTTATCTATCGCGAACTCACAAGCGGTATTTATTTTGGCGAAAAAAGCTTAAGTCCTGATGGCTCCGAAGCCATGGATGTTTGTAAGTATACTGAGGAAGAAATAAGCAGGGTTGCCCATATGGCTTTTAAAGCAGCCAAAAAAAGAAAAAGAAAACTAACCTTGGTAGACAAGGCCCACGTACTTGAGACTTCAAGACTTTGGAGAAAAGTAGTCGGTAATATTGCTGAGAGTTACCCTGAAGTTGAGCTTACTTGTATGTATATTGATAATGCGTCTATGTTAATGTCACTCAACCCGAGTCAATTTGACGTAATTCTTGCCAGCAATATGTTCGGTGACATTCTTTCTGCCCAATGTAATGTACTCATTGGGTCTTCGGGACTTCTCCCGTCAGCATCAATAGGCACCGAAAATGCCATGTTCGAACCCATACATGGATCCTATCCTCAGGCCAAAGACAAAGACATTGCTAACCCGGTTGCTGCAATATTGAGCGCCGCCCTACTCCTCAATCACTTTGGACTAACAGATGAGTTCAACTCTGTAGTTGCGGCAGTGCATAAATCTTTCAGAAAAAAAATTGTAACGATAGATGTCATGGGAGGCACGAAATATGGTACTGAAAGCGTTGGGGACTTTATTGCAGCGAACATTGTCGATGTTGACAATAATCTAAACATCAATGATGAAAATATTGATTTGGGAAAATCAACTATTATTTAA
- a CDS encoding TlpA family protein disulfide reductase, which produces MLKYGLLGAILFLFFSCGKPKDVTLKEGIWLAELAVQDNEVLPFNFELKKSDEGHMFAEVFNAEEVIKVEEITINNDSIVIRTPVFEGYIAGKFTETTITGDFIKESLDRVVPFKATYGEKERFTTKQEPKANISGIWETEFSANTEDSYAAKGIFMQTGSKVTGTFRTNTGDYRYLDGVIDGDTMRISAFDGAHAFLFKAKVTDSSLVGTFYSGNHFQEPFVAKRNEGFELPSSDSLTFLKPGFDKFTFSFSDSSGSVVSLNDNRFKNKVVIVQVMGTWCPNCLDETKFLVNYLEKSNSTNVEVVALAFEYAKTKEKAFKSINRLKAAIGVKYPILLAQYGTSNKSKAQEKLPMLNHVLSYPTTIFIDKKGDVRKIHTGFNGPATGEKYETFSKEFDDLVREMSEE; this is translated from the coding sequence ATGTTGAAATATGGATTATTAGGAGCGATATTATTCCTGTTCTTTTCTTGCGGGAAACCTAAGGATGTTACGCTTAAAGAAGGTATTTGGTTAGCTGAACTCGCTGTTCAAGACAATGAGGTTCTTCCTTTTAATTTTGAATTAAAGAAGAGTGATGAGGGGCATATGTTTGCCGAGGTTTTTAATGCGGAAGAGGTTATTAAGGTTGAGGAAATAACAATAAATAATGACTCAATAGTAATCAGAACCCCGGTTTTTGAAGGCTATATCGCTGGAAAATTCACAGAAACCACAATTACAGGTGACTTTATAAAGGAAAGTTTGGATCGCGTTGTGCCTTTCAAGGCCACTTATGGAGAAAAAGAACGATTTACAACGAAGCAAGAACCGAAAGCTAATATTTCAGGAATTTGGGAAACGGAGTTCAGTGCCAACACCGAAGATAGCTATGCTGCAAAGGGAATTTTCATGCAAACAGGAAGTAAAGTCACAGGGACCTTTAGAACCAATACAGGTGATTATCGGTACTTAGACGGGGTTATTGATGGGGATACCATGAGAATCTCGGCTTTTGATGGTGCCCACGCATTTTTATTCAAAGCGAAAGTGACTGATAGCAGTCTGGTTGGAACATTTTATTCAGGGAATCATTTTCAAGAACCGTTTGTTGCAAAACGTAATGAGGGCTTTGAGCTCCCAAGTTCTGATTCCTTAACTTTTTTAAAGCCAGGATTCGATAAATTTACATTTTCCTTTTCCGATTCTTCGGGTTCTGTAGTTTCTTTGAATGACAATCGATTTAAGAATAAGGTGGTAATTGTGCAGGTTATGGGTACTTGGTGTCCCAATTGCTTAGATGAAACCAAATTTTTAGTGAATTATTTAGAGAAGTCCAATAGTACAAATGTTGAAGTGGTTGCCTTGGCTTTTGAATATGCGAAAACCAAAGAAAAAGCCTTCAAAAGTATTAATAGGTTAAAAGCGGCTATTGGAGTTAAGTATCCAATTCTATTGGCACAATATGGCACATCGAATAAAAGTAAGGCACAAGAAAAATTGCCCATGCTCAACCACGTGCTTTCATATCCTACGACCATTTTTATTGATAAAAAAGGCGATGTCAGAAAAATTCATACAGGATTTAATGGTCCTGCAACTGGCGAGAAATATGAAACATTTAGTAAAGAGTTTGATGATTTGGTGCGGGAAATGTCCGAAGAATAG
- the pheT gene encoding phenylalanine--tRNA ligase subunit beta, translating to MNISYNWLKQFLNTDWDSKRTSELLTDLGLEVEGVTTYESVKGGLKGIVVGHVLTCDKHPNADRLKLTTVDIGLENPVQIVCGAPNVDKGQKVPVATIGTTLYSKEGESWTIKKGKIRGEESHGMICAEDELGLGEGHDGIMILSEILEPGTPCAEVFELENDEVFEIGLTPNRADAMSHYGVARDLKAGLKQKEIEIELITPSTSHFHITDRSLKLDVSVENNDLAPRYCGVTISNLIVQQSPNWLRDRLKAIGLTPINNIVDATNYVLHEMGQPLHAFDADRILGKKVIVKTLPKGTKFMTLDGVERELHDEDLMICDSEKPMCIAGVFGGINTGVTENTRSIFLESAYFDPISIRKTAKRHGLNTDASFRFERGIDIENVEYSLKRAALLIKEIAGGDITSDIVDLYPKKKSDYEVFLTFDKIFKLIGQEIPRDTIKSILASLEIKVKNVTETGMGLVIPSYRVDVQREVDVIEEILRVYGYNNIAFKDKLNASISPISKYEDYKLQDRTGDFLAARGFYEIMTNSLTSPSYVELINDLKVEQSVVMLNPLSTDLSAMRQSMLLNGLETISYNINRKNQNLRFFEFGKTYHQFEDKRVENKHLSLLVTGNRNNTGWASPSKQTDFFFFKSVVESILRRLGISNFSSKPIEATLFSEGLTLVSKKKKIVDFGVIHKSLSKKFDIKQEVLFADFNWDNIIELVPKSEIIFKSIPKYPEVKRDFALLLDNAISFKEIHDAAFQTERNLLKKVNLFDVYTGNKLPKGKKSYAVSFTLQDNNSTLTDKQIDKIMSKLQNKYEKDLGAQLR from the coding sequence ATGAACATTTCTTACAACTGGTTAAAACAATTCCTGAATACTGATTGGGACTCAAAACGCACATCTGAACTTTTAACCGATTTAGGTTTGGAAGTAGAAGGTGTAACAACCTATGAATCTGTAAAAGGAGGGCTTAAAGGTATTGTTGTGGGTCATGTGCTAACCTGTGATAAGCACCCAAATGCTGATCGTTTAAAGTTAACCACGGTAGATATAGGGCTAGAAAATCCTGTTCAAATTGTGTGTGGCGCACCCAATGTCGACAAAGGACAAAAAGTGCCTGTGGCTACAATAGGAACTACGCTTTATTCCAAAGAGGGTGAATCCTGGACTATTAAGAAAGGTAAAATTCGTGGGGAAGAAAGTCATGGGATGATTTGTGCTGAAGATGAGTTGGGGCTTGGTGAAGGTCATGATGGTATAATGATCCTCAGCGAAATACTTGAACCTGGGACACCTTGTGCTGAAGTTTTTGAGTTGGAAAATGATGAAGTTTTTGAAATTGGGTTAACTCCCAATAGGGCTGATGCCATGAGCCATTACGGAGTGGCCAGAGATTTAAAAGCAGGTCTTAAGCAAAAAGAGATTGAAATTGAGCTTATAACTCCATCCACAAGTCATTTTCATATTACCGATAGATCTTTAAAGCTTGATGTCTCTGTAGAAAATAACGATTTGGCACCAAGGTATTGTGGTGTGACCATCAGCAATTTAATTGTTCAACAGTCACCAAATTGGTTGAGAGATAGGTTAAAAGCAATAGGTCTAACCCCTATAAACAATATCGTTGATGCCACAAATTACGTTTTGCATGAAATGGGTCAGCCATTACACGCTTTTGATGCTGATAGAATATTAGGTAAAAAGGTTATTGTAAAGACACTTCCCAAGGGAACAAAATTCATGACCTTGGACGGGGTTGAAAGAGAACTTCATGACGAAGACCTTATGATATGTGACTCAGAAAAACCTATGTGCATCGCTGGAGTTTTTGGTGGCATTAATACAGGTGTTACAGAGAATACAAGATCCATTTTCTTGGAAAGCGCGTATTTTGATCCTATTTCTATTCGGAAAACTGCAAAGCGACATGGACTGAATACTGATGCATCCTTTAGATTTGAAAGAGGTATTGACATAGAGAACGTAGAGTACAGTCTAAAAAGGGCCGCACTACTCATCAAGGAGATTGCAGGTGGAGATATAACTTCTGACATTGTGGATCTTTACCCTAAAAAGAAAAGTGACTATGAGGTTTTCTTAACTTTTGATAAGATATTTAAACTTATAGGTCAGGAAATTCCTCGTGATACCATTAAATCCATTCTGGCATCTCTAGAAATCAAAGTTAAGAATGTGACAGAAACAGGCATGGGTCTTGTTATTCCTTCATACCGAGTTGATGTTCAACGTGAGGTTGATGTTATTGAGGAGATTTTAAGGGTATATGGCTATAATAATATTGCGTTTAAGGATAAATTAAATGCCTCCATCTCCCCTATTTCAAAATACGAAGACTATAAACTGCAAGATAGAACAGGTGATTTCTTGGCCGCCCGTGGTTTTTATGAGATAATGACCAATAGTCTCACTTCACCAAGTTATGTAGAGTTGATTAATGATTTGAAAGTTGAGCAGTCCGTTGTAATGCTTAATCCTTTAAGCACCGATTTATCAGCAATGAGACAAAGTATGCTTTTGAATGGATTGGAAACCATTTCCTATAACATCAATCGTAAAAACCAAAACTTAAGGTTCTTTGAATTTGGTAAAACATACCACCAATTTGAGGATAAAAGAGTGGAAAACAAACATCTAAGCCTCTTGGTAACCGGTAACCGTAACAATACAGGATGGGCCTCCCCTTCCAAACAAACAGATTTCTTCTTTTTTAAATCGGTTGTCGAAAGCATCCTGAGGAGATTGGGAATTTCGAATTTCAGCTCAAAACCAATTGAAGCAACCTTGTTTTCTGAGGGATTAACATTGGTTTCCAAGAAAAAGAAAATCGTTGATTTTGGGGTTATCCATAAATCGCTTTCCAAAAAATTCGACATAAAGCAAGAAGTGCTTTTTGCTGATTTTAATTGGGATAATATAATAGAGCTGGTTCCTAAATCAGAAATTATATTTAAATCTATTCCTAAATACCCAGAGGTAAAACGGGATTTCGCACTTCTTTTGGACAATGCCATCAGTTTTAAAGAAATACACGATGCTGCCTTTCAAACAGAACGCAATCTTCTCAAAAAAGTGAATCTGTTTGACGTCTATACTGGAAATAAATTGCCTAAGGGCAAAAAATCGTATGCTGTTAGTTTTACATTGCAGGACAACAATAGTACCCTAACTGATAAGCAGATAGACAAAATAATGTCTAAACTTCAAAATAAATACGAAAAAGATCTCGGAGCTCAATTAAGGTAA
- a CDS encoding fasciclin domain-containing protein — protein sequence MKCYVPQVTLLTLFFTFFTTAQNNFSTFENDLLPLEKVEKSITTTTRNSENHTTLLAIMKAADLAEVLSYDGPYTVFAPSNMAFDKSLSFKTSDLFDPENKKDLQALLRYHIIAGEFSASKILQAMCSGEGKAVFTTVQGENLTATMSGTDIILTDSFGNSARITAADSNQCNGVIHEIDSVIFPKKISFLP from the coding sequence ATGAAATGCTATGTCCCCCAGGTGACCTTGCTCACCCTTTTTTTCACTTTTTTCACTACGGCCCAAAATAATTTTTCAACCTTTGAGAATGATTTGTTGCCTTTAGAAAAAGTAGAAAAATCTATAACTACAACTACCAGAAACTCAGAGAATCACACTACTTTATTGGCGATAATGAAAGCTGCAGATTTGGCCGAAGTATTAAGTTATGACGGACCTTACACTGTTTTTGCTCCATCAAACATGGCTTTTGATAAGTCTTTGTCCTTTAAAACATCAGATTTATTTGATCCTGAAAACAAAAAAGATCTGCAAGCACTTTTGAGATACCATATCATTGCTGGAGAGTTTAGTGCTTCCAAGATTCTTCAAGCTATGTGCAGTGGAGAGGGCAAAGCGGTTTTTACTACAGTTCAAGGAGAAAATCTAACCGCCACAATGAGCGGAACGGATATTATACTGACAGATAGTTTTGGTAATTCTGCAAGAATAACTGCTGCTGATTCAAACCAATGTAACGGGGTTATCCATGAAATTGATAGCGTCATATTTCCAAAGAAAATAAGTTTCTTACCTTAA
- a CDS encoding ABC-F family ATP-binding cassette domain-containing protein, whose protein sequence is MLSVSNLSVQFGKRVLFDEVNVSFTQGNCYGVIGANGAGKSTFLKILAGQIDPTSGHVHLEPTKRMSILEQNHNAYDESTALETVVMGNKPLYSIKNEIDALYADYSDENADKIGELQVQFEEMNGWNADSAAAALLSNLGIHEELHFTQMADVDSKLKVRVLLAQALFGNPDVLIMDEPTNDLDYETISWLESFLANYENTVIVVSHDRHFLDSVCTHIADIDFGKMNLFSGNYTFWYESSQLAARQRAQQNKKAEEKAKELQEFIMRFSANVAKSKQATSRKKMLSKLKVEDIKPSSRRYPALIFEREREAGDQILNIESLAASSEDGDLLFKNVNINLAKGDKVAILSKDSRATSAFYEILNGNKQPDDGKFQWGITTNQSYLPADNDSFFKANINLVDWLRQWAKTEEEREEVYVRGFLGKMLFSGEEALKKCTVLSGGEKVRCMLSRMMMLRANVLMLDEPTNHLDLESITAFNNSLKNFKGTILFTTHDHEFAETVADRIIELTPKGNIDRYLTFDEYMSDKTIKEQRNKMYEVMA, encoded by the coding sequence ATGTTATCAGTTTCTAATTTATCAGTACAATTTGGAAAACGAGTTTTGTTCGATGAGGTGAATGTTTCATTTACGCAAGGAAACTGCTATGGAGTTATAGGTGCGAATGGCGCTGGTAAGAGTACCTTTTTAAAGATTTTGGCTGGCCAGATTGATCCTACCTCTGGTCATGTACATTTAGAACCTACAAAGCGTATGTCCATCTTAGAGCAGAATCATAATGCTTACGATGAAAGTACTGCGTTGGAGACAGTTGTAATGGGCAACAAACCACTTTATTCCATAAAGAATGAAATCGATGCGTTATATGCGGATTATTCCGATGAAAACGCTGATAAAATTGGTGAGCTTCAGGTACAATTTGAAGAAATGAATGGTTGGAATGCTGATAGTGCTGCTGCAGCATTATTATCTAATTTGGGCATTCATGAAGAACTGCATTTTACCCAGATGGCTGACGTGGATTCTAAGCTAAAGGTTAGGGTTTTATTAGCTCAGGCCTTATTCGGTAATCCTGATGTTTTGATTATGGATGAACCTACCAATGATTTGGATTATGAGACTATAAGTTGGTTAGAGAGTTTTTTGGCAAACTATGAGAACACTGTTATAGTTGTTTCCCATGATAGGCACTTTCTAGATTCAGTTTGTACACATATTGCTGATATTGATTTTGGGAAAATGAATTTGTTTTCAGGAAATTATACATTTTGGTATGAAAGTAGCCAATTAGCAGCGCGTCAACGGGCTCAACAAAATAAAAAGGCCGAGGAAAAAGCTAAGGAGTTACAAGAGTTCATTATGCGTTTTAGTGCAAACGTTGCGAAAAGTAAACAAGCAACTTCCCGAAAAAAAATGCTTTCAAAGTTAAAGGTTGAAGATATTAAGCCGTCAAGTAGGAGATATCCTGCTTTGATATTTGAGCGCGAGCGTGAAGCTGGTGATCAAATCTTAAATATTGAAAGCCTTGCAGCCTCATCTGAAGATGGTGATCTTTTGTTCAAAAATGTAAATATTAATTTGGCAAAAGGGGATAAGGTTGCTATTCTTTCGAAAGATTCTAGAGCTACGAGTGCTTTTTATGAGATTTTGAACGGGAACAAGCAACCGGATGATGGAAAGTTTCAGTGGGGAATTACCACAAACCAATCTTACTTACCTGCAGATAATGACAGTTTTTTCAAGGCTAATATAAACCTTGTGGATTGGTTACGTCAATGGGCGAAGACCGAGGAAGAACGCGAAGAGGTTTATGTTCGAGGGTTTTTGGGAAAAATGCTTTTTAGTGGTGAGGAAGCCCTAAAGAAATGCACCGTGCTTTCTGGAGGTGAAAAAGTCCGCTGCATGTTGAGCAGAATGATGATGCTAAGGGCCAATGTTTTGATGTTGGATGAACCAACAAACCATTTGGATCTGGAAAGTATCACTGCATTCAATAATTCACTTAAGAATTTCAAGGGGACAATATTGTTTACAACGCATGATCATGAATTTGCCGAAACTGTGGCCGATCGTATCATAGAATTGACTCCTAAAGGCAACATTGACAGATATTTAACGTTTGATGAATATATGTCTGATAAGACTATAAAGGAACAACGTAATAAGATGTACGAGGTAATGGCATAG
- a CDS encoding TlpA family protein disulfide reductase — MHKKLLYLFLFILAGCNESKKSSSSVFFSGEIVNPSSKHVVLFKGDVVIDSSALDENNMFSFKFDSIEDGLYHFNHDPEYQYVFLEKGDSLLIRLNTVDFDESLVYSGTGEEINNFMMEIFLANEGEKTLIDDYYSLNSKDFSRRIDSLQRMKIDLLNELKLESQLSEKQLQIAEANIIYNYAIFKERYPFRHKKVSKKKEVPKLSKGFYAYRNELTYNNKDLTYLRPYYEYMVNHFGNLSYMSCSHGCDIKDKMAKNHLHFNKHKLKLIDSLVEEKELKDNLFRNVAIDYLLKVHDSEANNKIFIEVFHALSGNNRHIDEIDGLYEGIKSIQPNKRIPNIEVSNFDGEKVSLQRIAKDNKTVFYFWSGANKKHLEDMSNRVIELRQKRPDYNFVGINVRTKSDEWKSLAQVHGFEDSNQYRAEDFEELTRALIIYPMNKCIITENEMIVNAFGDMYRSFK; from the coding sequence ATGCATAAAAAATTACTCTATCTATTTCTTTTCATTTTGGCCGGTTGCAATGAGAGCAAAAAAAGTTCTTCAAGCGTTTTTTTCAGTGGTGAGATTGTAAACCCTTCCAGCAAACATGTAGTTCTTTTTAAAGGTGATGTTGTCATTGACTCTTCAGCACTTGACGAAAACAATATGTTTTCCTTTAAGTTTGATTCAATTGAAGATGGCCTGTATCATTTTAACCATGATCCAGAATACCAATATGTGTTTTTGGAAAAAGGAGATAGTCTTCTCATTAGATTAAATACAGTCGATTTTGATGAATCTCTTGTATATTCAGGCACAGGAGAGGAAATCAACAATTTTATGATGGAAATCTTTTTAGCAAACGAAGGGGAAAAAACCCTGATTGATGACTATTATAGCCTAAATTCAAAAGATTTTTCGAGAAGGATTGATTCGTTACAGCGTATGAAGATTGATTTGTTGAATGAATTGAAGTTGGAATCTCAACTATCTGAGAAACAATTACAAATCGCCGAGGCGAACATCATTTATAATTATGCAATTTTCAAGGAACGATATCCCTTTAGACACAAAAAAGTTTCTAAAAAAAAGGAAGTGCCTAAACTATCCAAAGGATTTTATGCGTATCGTAACGAACTCACCTATAACAATAAAGACCTTACTTATCTAAGACCCTATTATGAGTATATGGTCAATCATTTTGGAAATTTATCCTATATGTCATGTTCTCACGGTTGTGATATTAAAGATAAGATGGCTAAAAACCACCTGCACTTTAACAAACATAAATTAAAGTTAATTGATAGTCTTGTTGAAGAAAAGGAGTTAAAGGATAATCTTTTTAGAAACGTTGCCATTGATTACTTGTTGAAGGTACATGATAGCGAAGCGAATAATAAAATTTTTATTGAGGTGTTTCATGCTTTATCAGGAAACAACAGACATATTGATGAGATTGATGGTCTTTATGAGGGGATTAAAAGTATTCAACCCAACAAGAGAATTCCGAATATAGAAGTATCAAATTTCGATGGGGAAAAAGTATCCTTACAACGTATCGCAAAAGACAATAAGACCGTTTTCTACTTTTGGTCCGGCGCAAATAAGAAACACTTAGAAGACATGTCAAATAGAGTAATTGAGCTAAGACAAAAAAGGCCTGATTACAATTTTGTTGGTATAAACGTTCGGACAAAAAGTGATGAATGGAAGAGTTTGGCCCAAGTCCATGGTTTTGAGGACTCCAATCAATATAGGGCAGAAGATTTTGAAGAATTGACTCGTGCCTTAATCATTTACCCAATGAATAAATGCATTATTACCGAAAACGAAATGATAGTGAATGCTTTTGGCGATATGTATAGGTCTTTTAAATAA